Part of the Granulicella cerasi genome is shown below.
CTCGTTACCCTTTCTCGTTGTATCCGGTGATCGCTGCGTACATCTGATCGATTTCGCTGAGCTGTGACGGGATCGATTGCAGGATCTCGTTGGCGTTATTCAGCTCTGTCGTCAGCCGCGTTTTCTGCGACGCGATCCGGTCTTCCTGGTCGTCAATGTCGTCGTTCAGCGTGCTTTCTTGCGAGGAGTTTTCCTTCAACGCCAGATAGATCGCACCTGTAGTCGCGGTCGAGCTCAGTCCCGTCAACGTCGAGGTGAGGTTCACGCCGAAGCTGCCCGAGTTCTGGAAGAACGCAACGGCATCCGCGAAATTCTCATTCAGCGCGGAAAGCGCTGTGCTCTGCGTGAAGCTCAACGTGCCGTCCTGGTTCACAGCAATGCCGAGCTGCGAAAGCGAGGTAACCGCTCCCTGTCCCCCACCCGCAACCAGTGCGCCGGTCAACTGCTCCTGCAACAGCGCCAAGGTGCGACTGCCCGCCAAAGGCTCTTCATTGCCGCTTGAGTCTTTGCCGCTCTGCGTGTTGATCTCCGTCGCCAGCTTGTTGTAATCCGTCACGAAAGTATTGATCGCCGTTGCGATGGAAGCGGTGTCGTTCGTGATCTCCACCTGCACGGCGCTCGTCGACGTCGACAGGATCTGGAACGTCACCCCGGGGATCGCGCTCGTGACCGTGTTCGATGCGCTCGTCATCGAAATGCCATCCACCGTGAGCTGCGCATCCTGCCCGTTGTGGCCCACCTGCGTCGCAATACTGCTGCCAGAAGTGGCGTTCGTCAGGTTGGACGCTATGGTCAATTGACCAGCACTGCCACTGGTCGCGCTCACGATCGAAAGGCGCTGGCCGTTCGTATCTGAGATCACGCTCGCGGTAACGCCCATGCCAACACTGTTGATCGCAGCGGCCAGACCGCTCAACGTGTTCTGCGAATCGCTGACATCAATCGTCTGCGCGGTACCGCTCCCCACCTGAATCGTGATACTTCCTGCAATGGTTGTTCCGCTCGCCAAAGACTGCGTGTAAACCGAGGAGGTCTGTGCAAGCTGGCTCACGACAATCTCATGCGATCCCGCGACAGCAGAGGAAGACGCCGAACTCAAGGACACGATGCTTGTGTCCGAGCTCGAGCCGTTCTTCTGCGCCATCACGCCTTCAAAGTCCGTGAGCGATTGCAGGTCTGTGGCGACAGTCGCAAGTTCGGTCCCGAGCGTCGACAACTCCGTGTCCTGCGATTTCAGATTCGTAAGCTGCGTCTTCCACGGCGTCTCTACCGCCTGCTGGATCGCAATAATTTGCGACACAGTCGACGCAACATCAAAGCCTGCGCCGCTGGTGGCAGATCCGAATGACAGTCCGATTGTGGCCATAGAGACAATCTCCGCAGAGTGAGCGTGTGGCGGATAGATGCATTCGCTCTGCCATCTCCATCGGCAGATGCTGAGAAAAACGTTAGTTCCAATATGAGGATTCGCTAAACAAAGACGCGAGCGCTCGATGTAAGAGCGCTCGCGTCTCTGGGCCCGACTGCGCTGCGGTCTACTGCAGCAGCTTCAGCACTTCCTGCGCCACGCTGTTGGCCTGCGAGAGCGCGCTGATACCCGTCTGCGAGAGCACCTGATACTTCGCCATGTCGCTCGTGGCCTGGCCGTAGTTGGTCGACATGATGTCCGACTCCGCTGACGTAAGGTTCTCCGACTCTGCGCTTGCGACATTGCTTGCTGCGTCGAGCTGGTTTACTTCCGCGCCAATCGTGCCGCGTTGATACGCCACATCCTGGATCGCTGACGTGAGCGAGGTCAGTACCGTCGTCGCCGTGGAGGCCGTGAGTGTGCTGATCGCGGTGGAGGCGAAATCGACGCCGCCACCGCCAGATGTCGTGCCAACCGAAGCCGTGCTGAGCACGCCGGTCTTCTCGCTGAAGGTGGTGGTTCCGCTCGAGGTGCCGTCCGAAACCACGATGGAAGTGCCCGTCGACGTGAAGACCTGGTTGCCGTTGAAGTTCGTCGTGGAACCGATGTTGCCGATTTCCGTGAGGATGTTCTGGTACTCCTGGTTGGCCGCGCTCACCTGCGACGAGTTCAACGTGCCGTTGGCTGCTTCGGTTGCGAGCGTCACCGCGCGGTTGAGCAGGTTCGTGACCTGTGCGAGAGCACCGTCCGCGGTCTGCAGCATACCAACGCCGTCAGTTGCGTTCTGCGAGGACTGCGTAAGTGCAGCGGTATTCGCCTGCAGGCCGTTGGCGACGGCAAGACCCGCCGCATCGTCCGAGCCCGAGTTGATTCGCGATCCAGACGAGAGCTGATTCAAGGTCTTGCTCAGGTTCGACTGCGTCTGGTTCAAATTGTTCTGCGCATACATTGCTGCGATGTTATTGAGGACACCGAGGGACATGCGGATCTCCTGTGTTGCTTGAAGTGTGTTGCGTGAAGTGTGCTGCTTGAAGTGTGTGAGCCGTGTGGCGCTGGCTCCGTGCTGCTGAGTCTTCGCCGGGTTCCCTCACTTCATCGGCGCACACGCCAATCGCTTGAGAAAAATCTTTCGGCTCATGCAATCCGTTCCAGCTCCGATAAAGAGCCTGGAGCCTCACGCATGATTGAACTCACTCGACTCAACGGCAACAGCATCACGATCAACTGCGACCTCATTCGCTACGCGGAAGCCACACCCGATACGACGCTCACACTCGTGACCGGCGAAAAGCTGATCGTGCGAGAACCGATCGACGTCGTCGTAGCTCGCACCTTTCACTACCGCGTGTCTCTCATGCAAACCGCATGGCCCTCTGCGGATATAGCACTTGCAGCGCGCACACACTTCGACGCTCAACACAACGAACCGACAAAACACTAAGCCAACACTACGGAGTCAACGCATCATGGATATCGCTAGCATTGGCGGAATACTTTTGGCGGTCATCGGCATCCTCGCAGGGATGATGATCGAAGGCGGCAATATCGCGCAGATCACACAACCCACGGCAGCCATGATTGTCGGTGGTGGAACTGCGGGAGCGGTGATGCTGCAGTTTCCGATGAGCATCTTCCTCGCGGCAATCAAGCAAGCAGCAAAGGTCTTCTTCGCGGGATCGCATGACAACGAAGCCACGCTCAAGCAGCTCGTTGAATTCGCGAACAAAGCTCGCAAGAGCGGTATCGTCTCGCTCGATGCGGACCTTGCGGCGGTGAAGGACCCTTTTCTCAAACAAGCGTTGATGCTCGCCGTCGATGGCACCGAGCCAAGCGACGTGCGCAAGATCATGACGCTTGAGATGGAGAACAAAGGCGAGATCGAAGAGAAGATCCCTGCAGTGTTTGAAGCTGCCGGTGGATACGCTCCGACCGTCGGCATCATCGGCGCGGTACTCGGTCTCATCCAGGTGATGAAGAACCTCGACAACATCGACGAAGTGGGTCGAGGCATTGCCACTGCCTTCGTCGCAACCATCTACGGTGTGGCCGTTGCCAACCTGATTGCGTTGCCTGCTGCGGGCAAGCTGAAGATTCGTCATCGCGAAGAGATGATGGTGAAAGAGATGATGCTCGAAGGCGTGATCTCGATCATGGAGGGCATGAACCCGCGCATGATGGAGACGAAGCTCCGCACCTTCCTGATGGACTCCAAGCCTGCGGAGGCAACAGCGTGAGCAAGAAGAAGCATCCCGAGCACGTAAACCATGAGCGTTGGCTCGTGAGCTATGCGGACTTCATCACGCTGCTCTTCGCGTTCTTCGTCGTGCTCTTTGCGAGCGGACAAGCGGATAAGAAGAAGCAGCAGAAATTCGCCAGCGCCTTCCAGCAGGCGTTTGCACAGATGGCGCTATTCGACTCCCACTCGAGTTCGCCGGCGATGAATCCTGGAAGCGGAGCAAACCCGCAGGCTACGCCAAAGCCGATCGAGTTACCGCTGGCGACGAGCGGCCAAGAGGTAGAGAAGAAGATCACGCGCATCGTGCATGAGCAGGATGCAAACGGTGCAGGCGTGAAGGTCGGCGAACTCAGCGTGCGCTCGGTGCAGGAAGGCGTTGCGTTGAGTCTGCATGAGGGAGGCTTCTTCCCTTCCGGCTCCGCGGAGTTGCGCCCCGAGGCTACATCGGCCCTGCAACGGATCGCGGAACAGATACCGGATGCGGAGATTCGCGTCGAAGGACATACGGACAACCTGCCGATTCACTCTGCGATCTATGCGTCGAACTGGGAGCTTTCAAGCGCGCGCGCAGCAGCGATCGCCCACTTCCTGCTGCTGCACTCGACGCTGCAGGCCTCGCACGTTTCGGTGGCGGGCTATGCGGAGTACCGCCCGGTGGCATCGAACGCCACCCCCGAAGGCCGCGCTGCGAACCGCCGCGTCGATATCGTCTTCCTTACGAAGCCGCATGTCGCGGCGACCTCCACTCAAGCCGCGACGAGCAACTGACCTCTCCTGCGATAGACTCTCGCGTATGCGAAGCTTCTTCATCGCGGCGATCTTCATGGCAAGCTGCACCGCGCAGGCGCAGTGGGAGATGCAGGACTCGCTCATGCACGAGTCGCTGCGCGGCATTCATTACGTGGGCAACGGCGTGGCGTGGGCTTCGGGCACGAACGGCACCGTGCTTCGCACCGAAGACATGGGCTACCTGTGGCAGAAGTGCGCCGTGCCGCCGGGTGCGGAGAAACTCGACTTCCGCGGCGTGCAGGCGTTCGATGCGAACACAGCGATCGTCATGTCGAGCGGCAAGGGTGATCTATCGCGGCTGTATAAGACCACGGATGGCTGTGCGACGTGGAAGCTCGTGTTTACGAATCCGGATAAGGATGGGTTCTTTGATGCGATGACTGCATCCAGAACTGGTGATACGGAAGACATACTTCTCTTGGGTGATCCTGTTGATGGCGCATTCAAGGTCTTCTGCCGGATAGATGACGACACGCACGTTGAAGAATGTATGAGTGGAGCGCCTGCCAACGCAGCGGAAGGCGAGGGCGTCTTCGCAGCGAGCAATTCATCCGTGATTTGGTCGAGCCATCGAACCACTGCATTTTTCGCAACAGGCGGGAAGGATGGCGCTCGCATTTTTCGAATGGAAAAATCCACCTCAGGGAACGCTCCTATTTGGAAATCCTCTCCGATGCCAATGTTTGGCATCGGAGATTCTGCAGGGATTTTCTCTCTGGCGAAAAGAACAAGTGATCACACAACTCATCTCATCGCGGTCGGAGGAGACTACAAGCAGCCAGAGGATGCGGAACACAACGCTGCATACACGAGGGATGATGGATTGCATTGGCTGGCTGTTGCTTCGGCACCGCATGGCTACCGAAGCTCCGTAGCCTATGACGAGAAGCTCAAGACTTGGATCACCGTCGGGCCTAATGGGACGGATGTTTCGTTTGATGATGGGCGGAATTGGCAGGCTTTGCGGCCGGGAGCGATGGATCAGGCTGGAGCCGATCGCGATTGGAATGCTTTGAGTTTGCCATTCGTCGTGGGGCCGGATGGGCGCGTGGGTATTCTGCGAGATGCGGCAGTGGGCGAGGCGAGGAAGAGCTTCGACGCGAAGAGCGCGAAGGACGCGAAGGTTACGCCACGGTAGTTGTGGTGGGGATGAAAGGTCGAAGACTAGCAGATTCTTCGCGGTGCTCAGGACAACAGATCATAAAGTAGTGAAGACATGGCAGAGAGAACGATGACGACGATTTACGCAGCGACGGGTAACGCAGGAAAGCTCGCCGAGTTCGTAGCTTCGGCGCAGGGTGCGGACGTGGAGGTGCTCGCGCTGCCGGGCATCAAGCAGATGCCCGAGCCCGTGGAAGACGCCGCGACCTACATGGGGAACGCCGAGATTAAGGCCGTGGCCTACTCGCTGCTCGCGCCGGGCAAGCTCGTCATGGCTGATGACTCCGGCCTGGAAGTCGATGCGCTGGAGGGCGCCCCGGGCATTCGCTCCGCCCGCTTTGCCGACGACGGCGGCTTCACTGGCAGCGGCACCAAAGACGAGCGCAACAACGCGTATCTACTCGAACGCCTGCACGCCGCTGGCACGCGGGGCGAGGTGCTGAGTGCCGCACGCTTCGTCGCCGCGCTGGTCATTGCGCGCGACGGCGAAGTCTTGTGGAGCGCCTACGGCACCTGCGAGGGCCAGATCATCAGCGAGTATCGCGGCGAAGGCGGCTTCGGCTACAACCCGCTCTTCTTCATGCCCGAAACCGGCAAGACGATGGCCGAGATGTCGCAGCAGGAAAAGTGGACGGTGAGCCATCGCGGCCGCGCGTTCCGCGAACTGCTGCAGTCCATCGGATAACAAACCTCGATTTGCTCTGTTGATGGCCGCATAAGAACTGCGACCACTCAGGGCCGATATCGCACAGAGGTGCGATTACCGTGACCTCCACCAATCCATGGGTTGACCTCGCATTTTCGCGGGTGTGAGAATCGGTGTGCCTCTCCGCGAATGCTTCGGTGTGTGTCTCCGCCTCATAAGCCCGCGAGTCCTGATGAGAGGCGAGGAGTTTTATTCATGGCCGCTGCCGCAACGCCTGCACCGCCCGCCACACCGCCCCTGAAGGGCGTTCAGCCGCTCCGCGCGGGCGAAGGCCATAGCTTTCTCTGGCGCAAGCTGCACTCGCTCTCCGGCATCGTGCCCATCGGCGCGTTCCTGATCGAGCACATTGTCTCGAACTTCGAGGCCACCAACGGCCCGCTGGCTTATGCGCAGCAGGTGAAGTTCCTGAACTCGCTTCCGCTCGTGCGTGTGCTCGAGTGGGCGTTCATCTTTATTCCGCTGGCCTTCCACGCACTCTACGGCGTGTTCATCGCATTCCGCGGCCGCTCGAACGTCAACGTCTATCCGTGGGCCGGCAACTTCGGCTATCTGATGCAGCGCGTAACGGGCATCATTGCACTGCTCTACATCGTGCAGCACGTGTGGCGTCAGCGCTTCGCTGGCGTGCAGTTGCCGGAGCACCCGGGCGCGGCGTTCCATAAGGTTCAGGTGGAGCTGCACAACCCGTGGATGCTGGCGATTTATGTGATCGCGATGATCGCCACCTGCTGGCACTTTGCTTATGGCATCTGGCTCTTCGCCGCGAAGTGGG
Proteins encoded:
- the fliD gene encoding flagellar filament capping protein FliD, with product MATIGLSFGSATSGAGFDVASTVSQIIAIQQAVETPWKTQLTNLKSQDTELSTLGTELATVATDLQSLTDFEGVMAQKNGSSSDTSIVSLSSASSSAVAGSHEIVVSQLAQTSSVYTQSLASGTTIAGSITIQVGSGTAQTIDVSDSQNTLSGLAAAINSVGMGVTASVISDTNGQRLSIVSATSGSAGQLTIASNLTNATSGSSIATQVGHNGQDAQLTVDGISMTSASNTVTSAIPGVTFQILSTSTSAVQVEITNDTASIATAINTFVTDYNKLATEINTQSGKDSSGNEEPLAGSRTLALLQEQLTGALVAGGGQGAVTSLSQLGIAVNQDGTLSFTQSTALSALNENFADAVAFFQNSGSFGVNLTSTLTGLSSTATTGAIYLALKENSSQESTLNDDIDDQEDRIASQKTRLTTELNNANEILQSIPSQLSEIDQMYAAITGYNEKG
- a CDS encoding flagellin, with product MSLGVLNNIAAMYAQNNLNQTQSNLSKTLNQLSSGSRINSGSDDAAGLAVANGLQANTAALTQSSQNATDGVGMLQTADGALAQVTNLLNRAVTLATEAANGTLNSSQVSAANQEYQNILTEIGNIGSTTNFNGNQVFTSTGTSIVVSDGTSSGTTTFSEKTGVLSTASVGTTSGGGGVDFASTAISTLTASTATTVLTSLTSAIQDVAYQRGTIGAEVNQLDAASNVASAESENLTSAESDIMSTNYGQATSDMAKYQVLSQTGISALSQANSVAQEVLKLLQ
- a CDS encoding flagellar FlbD family protein, producing MIELTRLNGNSITINCDLIRYAEATPDTTLTLVTGEKLIVREPIDVVVARTFHYRVSLMQTAWPSADIALAARTHFDAQHNEPTKH
- a CDS encoding flagellar motor protein, which produces MDIASIGGILLAVIGILAGMMIEGGNIAQITQPTAAMIVGGGTAGAVMLQFPMSIFLAAIKQAAKVFFAGSHDNEATLKQLVEFANKARKSGIVSLDADLAAVKDPFLKQALMLAVDGTEPSDVRKIMTLEMENKGEIEEKIPAVFEAAGGYAPTVGIIGAVLGLIQVMKNLDNIDEVGRGIATAFVATIYGVAVANLIALPAAGKLKIRHREEMMVKEMMLEGVISIMEGMNPRMMETKLRTFLMDSKPAEATA
- a CDS encoding OmpA/MotB family protein, which codes for MSKKKHPEHVNHERWLVSYADFITLLFAFFVVLFASGQADKKKQQKFASAFQQAFAQMALFDSHSSSPAMNPGSGANPQATPKPIELPLATSGQEVEKKITRIVHEQDANGAGVKVGELSVRSVQEGVALSLHEGGFFPSGSAELRPEATSALQRIAEQIPDAEIRVEGHTDNLPIHSAIYASNWELSSARAAAIAHFLLLHSTLQASHVSVAGYAEYRPVASNATPEGRAANRRVDIVFLTKPHVAATSTQAATSN
- a CDS encoding WD40/YVTN/BNR-like repeat-containing protein, producing MHESLRGIHYVGNGVAWASGTNGTVLRTEDMGYLWQKCAVPPGAEKLDFRGVQAFDANTAIVMSSGKGDLSRLYKTTDGCATWKLVFTNPDKDGFFDAMTASRTGDTEDILLLGDPVDGAFKVFCRIDDDTHVEECMSGAPANAAEGEGVFAASNSSVIWSSHRTTAFFATGGKDGARIFRMEKSTSGNAPIWKSSPMPMFGIGDSAGIFSLAKRTSDHTTHLIAVGGDYKQPEDAEHNAAYTRDDGLHWLAVASAPHGYRSSVAYDEKLKTWITVGPNGTDVSFDDGRNWQALRPGAMDQAGADRDWNALSLPFVVGPDGRVGILRDAAVGEARKSFDAKSAKDAKVTPR
- a CDS encoding non-canonical purine NTP pyrophosphatase codes for the protein MAERTMTTIYAATGNAGKLAEFVASAQGADVEVLALPGIKQMPEPVEDAATYMGNAEIKAVAYSLLAPGKLVMADDSGLEVDALEGAPGIRSARFADDGGFTGSGTKDERNNAYLLERLHAAGTRGEVLSAARFVAALVIARDGEVLWSAYGTCEGQIISEYRGEGGFGYNPLFFMPETGKTMAEMSQQEKWTVSHRGRAFRELLQSIG
- a CDS encoding succinate dehydrogenase translates to MAAAATPAPPATPPLKGVQPLRAGEGHSFLWRKLHSLSGIVPIGAFLIEHIVSNFEATNGPLAYAQQVKFLNSLPLVRVLEWAFIFIPLAFHALYGVFIAFRGRSNVNVYPWAGNFGYLMQRVTGIIALLYIVQHVWRQRFAGVQLPEHPGAAFHKVQVELHNPWMLAIYVIAMIATCWHFAYGIWLFAAKWGITPGNKARKNFGYVCAAFGTGLCILGLVGMYAFINPKYANAPADVMPEQPAGIALPAPSVNAPGVTNPNQPGEVR